ATAGTCAACCGTGGATCGACGGACAACTCTTGTccgtcgatcgacagcgaagtgCGCAAAGCCCGACTTGGTTCCCAGCCGACTTATGGCCAGACTTATGGCCCAAGTTCCACATCATTTACAAGATTACTCCTGGCCgactttaacctaatatttatgggCTCTGCCTTTGTTTTGGGCAACACACGCTTTCTAAGCTTTCATACTTTCTACTTTACACAACAAATCATATTTAGGGTTTTAagtagtttggagagaagatgcAAGACTCTTTTAGAGCTTTGTATTGGAACTCTGGGTTTTCTACCTTGTTCTATCTATGCAATTTATTCAGATATTTGCTATGTTCTGCTTTGCTATATCTGAGTAATTacctttgttagatttagggttaaaagtaaggttatgagggattatcCCAAAATATAGATACACTAAGGTGATAGATTTCCTTCATAGGAATTATtaatgcttgtgttctagagtagctaactagaaccctGAACTTGGGATAATTAAGCGTAAACGAAAGCATGGTCTCTTACCTGTATTAAAAAATTCCTCAATTTTGTGCCCAAATTTAATGGAAgacttttcaaaatttataagttGACTGGATACATCCTCATATTCCTTCAAAATCCTGAGAATAGTTTGGCACTCTTCCTTTTGAGCCTTACAAAACAAAAGACTATCGTCCGCAAATAGTAAATGTGATATCAATGGACATGCTCTAGCTACCTTCATACCTGTTAAGTGTCATTCTCTCTCcgcctttttaatatttgcaacaaagcctcagtacacaaaataaataaataaggagacaaaggatcccCTTGTCATAAGCCCCTATGAGGAATAATAAGACCCCCGAGGTTGACCATTTAATAGAACCCGATATTATACCGATGATATACACTCCATCATTAAAGTAATCCAGTGAAAATCAAAACCCATCTTCTGTAGTAGAGCCTTGATAAAATCGCATTCTACTCTATCATACGCTTTACTCATGTCCGTTTTAATCGCCATATATTTTCTTTGACATACCTTATTAGTCCGtagtccatgaaacatttcctgagcTATGAGGATATTATTCGAAATTAAACGTCCCGACACAAAAGCCGATTGAGTTTCTGAAATGAGGGCAGGTAGACAGATTTTCTACCTCTGGCATAAAACTTTCGAGATAATTTTATACACAACATTACATAGACTAATAGGCCTCAGttccgtcatccttgtaggtctcTCTGTCTTTGGGATCATACAGATATTCGTAATATTTAAACTTTGATCCATTTGTCCCgtaaccaaaaaattatttaccatATCTACCAAATCTTTCTTAATAATGTTCGAGGCATGTTGAAAGAAAAGAGCTGTCATGCCGTCTGGTCCTGGTGACTTCTCTAGGTGCATCATAAATCAAGCTTCTCTGACCTCATCTTCCGTTGCTAACCTCAACAATCGTTGATTCATCTGAGGAGTAATGTCTGGTGTTACCTCTGTGAGGAAATCATCAAACTCCGTTGGTGAAGTAGTAGTAAAGATCTCCTCAAAACTGTATGCTGCTACCTTTTCCACACCAATATCCTCCGTAATCCAATTTTCTGCAGCATCATGGGGACCTACAATCCTATTACGGACCCGTCTTTGTTTGGTTAAGGCGTGGTAAAACTTTGTATTAAGATCCCCCGATGAGTACCACATATTCCTGCTTTTCTGGTGCCAATACTCCTCCTCGTCTTTATATGCTTCTTATAGCTTCCTAGACACTTCCAAAATATCCTCCTGAGATCTAGTGTTATCCATTTGTACCTCCTCAAGGGCTTTCTATAGCccatttattttttcctttccatATGGTGGATTATTTTTCCGCCATGTAGCAATTTCATGTCTACAGTTACTTATTTTTGCCACTATTCCATTTTCTCTTCCGTTACTATTATCTGACCAGCCCATTGAAATTGATTCCATAAAACCTTCTTAACCAATCCATCTTTTATCGAATCGAAATTGTTCTCTCCTCTTGCGAACTTTATCCTCTAGATAAGCCACCACTGGGCGATGATCATATGCCACCATCCCTAAAATTTTTGTATCAGCACATGGAAACAAAGTATGCCACTCCTCATTTGCTAGGGCGCGATCTAGACAGCATCTGATCATTACTGCCccttttcattttcttcttctttcttgccAAGACAATTTGTTTCCCCAGACCGGAAACTCCAACAAACCGCTGTTTCGTATCATGTCATTAAAGGGGATAAACGAATCCACACTTCTCAAAGCTCCTccatctttttcatgatttccagtAATTTCATTTAAATCGCCAATGATGAACCAGAGTTCGGATCTTGAAAGTCCATACCTAGTTAATCGTTCCTAAACTTGTTCCCTCATTTTTTGGACCGGATCTCCATGCATAAACAAATGTTAGAAACACCCTTTTCCCAATAGCCACCGCCTCCACATCTATCATTGGATTACTTGAGTATAGAATCTTAACCTGATactcattattataaaaaaacgCTAATCCACCACTTCTCTTATTTGGATCCACTGTAACCAAATTATCGAATCCAGAGTGGAGTTGAAATCTCTGAACGAAGTCAAACTCCTGCTTTGTttctgataaaaataaaaaatctggttTATGTTTGTGCTATATCTCTCTCAGATAACTCATAGTCCATTTATTTCTCATTCCTCGACAATTCCAACTTAAAGCtttcataaagaaaataattaaggaTTTGCACCCATAATTTGAACAGTCAGGTATAAAGAGACCCTGAGTTGATGACCTTGTACCATCAATACACCCATAATAACTATGATCCAAATGTATTCCATTATTTTATCCCAATCAACTCCACCTCCATCATCAAAAACATCCAAGAGCAATCCTACAAAAACCACTAAACATAGCCTTGCATAAAACGTAgccatctctttcttttttccgCTTGGAGTTTGTAGGAAACAAAGGCCTCCTTTATCCCCAAAATTTTTACTACCCAGGCCACATATTTGTAAACCAAGTAGCCTTTTCACCAAATTATTAGGCCCGGACCAATTATAATAActaataacccgcgccttgcgtggaatgtgattattagttttattattttttaataaggagacattaatctgtttaatctggatatcggttcggttttaggttgtcttttggtttttaatctcctaaaatataactatcattttaaaccaatatttatttggtttgttcggttaaaatgttcgttgtttttgtttttttttttccgtgataatcaaaaattactattatttgtttgttttatgttatgaatcttagatactcgtcatgtcgaaccaattgtttcatattatagtttctaaacggataatagttaaaaaaaaataaaagaaaattattaagacaaatcattttactacaatttggtcgatagtgaaagaaacattaagaaaaagaatattttaacttccaaaaaattaaatatttcagttgtggtaaatacttagttataaggtgctcacgtcaatgtacatatgtatgtgtatgtaaaagtatataaagatggttgataaatatataaagatactattaattaatattaaatgatattttttcaaaataatacatgaaaaataaagtcgtaaaatgaaattatttaaaaacaaagatattgtaaaatttatataaactataatatataacttatatataattctttaaatatatgtatatatatatatgcatataacggatcaaattggatatccgttcctataaatattgatatttgtgatttgctttttttttacggatattgcatttttgtatttgatttgcttcgtagagtaacggatatccggatttttttGGTTCGAATTAAAATGGATAACAaattgaatcaaaatttatgaataatttgtccagctctattcgtgaatagtaaaaataacgtaaaaaagaccatgcatgtgagttttatattaaaaaaacgtaaagtacatagtgtgaacatatttatgtagagtttggctGAGAAGCTCTTTATATGTGACATGTGTCCattttagtgtgaacgcatttattacaataCTTCTACACATGACAAGTGTCCAGtttagtgtgaatgcatttattacaatgtttctcttttaatatataagatctCCTATTGGGTACAGTACCCAATGAACGATCTTCTGTGTATGTGTTTGGTTTAAGGAGACCAAACACAGTATCTTGCTTGCTGTGTATACCACAGACACAAAGCCCTTATTTGTACCACTTAACCACAATGCACCAATGATCCAACGACCATACCTATGAACTAAGACATGATCGACCCACATTGCTATTCCATAATGTACCTCTGTTCTCTTAAACTTATAAGTAAAGCAGTTCCGACAGAGCCAAAGATTACAACtaaaaatacaaatcaaaccAAAGCAAACTGACACGAGAATATTGGTGATACCATAATCCCTCCTTCTCCCACAAGCACTCAAACATACTTCAATACAATCAAAACCCGTGAGAGAACAAAATGTGACTAAGAGTTCGAAGTGAAACTCATACCAGCAGACGGGAACACCAATTTTATTCcatttcttaaccaaaataaagaaCAAATCAGACAGCCATAAAATCCAGAATAAAGAAAAGACCAGAACAAACTTTAAACCATATAGAAATAAACTGCTCATAGAGCTTATCGAACTCATTAAAAACTTAATACGCTCTCCATAAGACAAACTCTGCTGACCTAAAAGCAATGCTAGATGCACTTGATCCATAAAACTTAATGTTTTTGCAAACCATTTGTCGGGTTTGAAGTACCCTTACCCTACAATGTTTTGGAGTTTTCGCCATATCGACTCCCAGTTTTAGCAACGCCTCTTTTGCGTGGAGAGACAAGAGCATTCGAAATCCTCTTCTTGTTGCTTCCAGCTGTGCTTATCGTTGGTTTAAATTGCCGTTTACGAAGACCTTGTTTCTCTACCGGTTCTCCTAAGACCATCTCTTTCTCCTCTGCACTGATGCCATCCTCCTTCTCCTCCGCGATATCATCTCCCTCTTCCTGTAGAATGGCCTCTCCTTCAGGTTCCTCCTCAGAGAGATCCTGTGGATTATCCATATCAATCCCGTGCTCAAGAAAGGCGGCCCTAATCTTGTCCATTTCCATCACATCTTCATCTGATAATGCCCCCTGATTCTCTACTAAATCCTTGACCTTTTGCAATCCCATCTCTTCTTCCGCAGAATCCAGAATTACCTCTGTTCCTGTCGTCTGGGTTTTTGCGGGCTCCTCCTTGAACTCTTTGGAAGGAGATAACAATAGCTTAGGTAGCTCCTCACGCGTATCCTTCAGCTCTTGTGGGGCTCTTATCTGTTCTGAAGATGATCGAGCACGTCCCTCCTGACTCTCCACTCTTAAATCCTCCCTTCTACCCTGTTTGTAACGAGAGTTCTCTGAAGCTCCACGGTAGTTACCTCGATTGTATGACCTCTTGTTCCCCCGCTCAGCCACCTTTACCCATTTGGACTCAGGCTCCTCAAAAATCTTGCCCTTGCCCTTCCCATAATAGTCCCTGCTATCCCTTTCCTTGTTCTGATAGCTCATATTCCCATTAGCAAGGACCCCACTATAGCTCCGAGCTCTATCATCATGCTTCCCGCCATCAAAATTGCCACCAATCCCATCTCTAGTATCCCGGTTTTGCTCTGGACTCTTATTTGAACTCAACATGCCTAAGGGGCACTTCTCCTCCTTGTGGCATAGACTATAGCAAGTTTTGCAATAACCGAAGAGCTTTTCA
The window above is part of the Brassica napus cultivar Da-Ae chromosome C8, Da-Ae, whole genome shotgun sequence genome. Proteins encoded here:
- the LOC111208917 gene encoding uncharacterized protein LOC111208917, with the translated sequence MTQSLLIGNSGDQKAGEGTRKRLKISVLHFDNSALIKRYAKTLIGRCMNPEEQNMKALLVNLPKIWSLEDGAVGHRFGMLSLARWQPKHAQQFPSEIMLWVKVIGVPLEFRTAPTFESIGDAIGRTVAVDVDHARVQVVVDAFKELCVETIVDFTGGEFYDGEEAPVSLRYEKLFGYCKTCYSLCHKEEKCPLGMLSSNKSPEQNRDTRDGIGGNFDGGKHDDRARSYSGVLANGNMSYQNKERDSRDYYGKGKGKIFEEPESKWVKVAERGNKRSYNRGNYRGASENSRYKQGRREDLRVESQEGRARSSSEQIRAPQELKDTREELPKLLLSPSKEFKEEPAKTQTTGTEVILDSAEEEMGLQKVKDLVENQGALSDEDVMEMDKIRAAFLEHGIDMDNPQDLSEEEPEGEAILQEEGDDIAEEKEDGISAEEKEMVLGEPVEKQGLRKRQFKPTISTAGSNKKRISNALVSPRKRGVAKTGSRYGENSKTL